From Stenotrophomonas maltophilia, a single genomic window includes:
- a CDS encoding aminotransferase class V-fold PLP-dependent enzyme, with translation MDRTRRSLLRAGTLLPAAAVLPSLPAQAAARYAGPMEIPAKTVAPEELAHDETYWSAVASHFDITDEVNHLENGYWGAMGRETLASYQRHTAEVNRGNAWYGRREFPAQYMAVQRQVAEMLGVAADEIALTRGATEAMLALIGGYNRLQPGDQVLYADIDYDSMIGAMRWLQQRRGAQVERIALPAVPDHAQILQAYEAAFARLPRLRLMLLTQVSHRHGLVLPVAEIAERARARGIDVIVDAAHGFGQIDYAVPDLKADFVSINLHKWIGAPVGVGAMYVRKGRVADLDPYMGETDDGRVGSRVHTGTVNFAAYLALPEAIALHQRIGAANKQARLRYLRERWTEPARQMAHIEVLSSPDPALASALASFRLRGRTSTADNIALQKRLLDEHRVFTTHRDGLDSGACVRVTPSVFTRPEQMDALVKALAALG, from the coding sequence ATGGACCGTACCCGTCGTTCCCTGCTGCGTGCCGGCACCTTGCTGCCGGCCGCCGCCGTGCTGCCTTCACTGCCTGCCCAAGCGGCCGCGCGCTACGCTGGGCCGATGGAGATTCCTGCGAAGACCGTGGCACCGGAAGAGCTGGCCCACGATGAAACCTACTGGTCCGCGGTGGCCAGTCACTTCGACATCACCGACGAAGTGAACCACCTGGAGAACGGCTACTGGGGTGCGATGGGGCGCGAGACGCTGGCCAGCTACCAGCGCCACACCGCCGAGGTGAACCGTGGCAATGCGTGGTATGGCCGCCGTGAATTCCCGGCGCAGTACATGGCGGTGCAGCGGCAGGTGGCCGAAATGCTGGGCGTGGCGGCCGACGAGATCGCGCTGACCCGCGGCGCCACCGAGGCGATGCTGGCCCTGATCGGCGGCTACAACCGCCTGCAGCCCGGTGACCAGGTGCTGTACGCCGACATCGACTACGACAGCATGATCGGCGCGATGCGCTGGCTGCAGCAGCGTCGCGGCGCGCAGGTGGAGCGCATCGCACTGCCGGCAGTGCCAGACCACGCGCAGATCCTGCAGGCCTACGAGGCCGCGTTCGCGCGCCTGCCGCGGCTGAGGCTGATGCTGCTGACCCAGGTCAGCCACCGCCACGGGCTGGTGCTGCCGGTGGCGGAAATCGCCGAGCGTGCGCGGGCGCGCGGCATCGATGTGATCGTCGATGCGGCGCACGGCTTCGGCCAGATCGACTATGCGGTGCCAGACCTGAAAGCCGACTTCGTTAGCATCAACCTGCACAAATGGATCGGTGCACCGGTCGGCGTTGGCGCGATGTACGTGCGCAAGGGCCGCGTGGCGGATCTGGACCCGTACATGGGCGAGACCGACGATGGCCGCGTGGGCAGCCGGGTGCACACCGGCACGGTCAACTTCGCCGCCTACCTGGCACTGCCGGAAGCGATCGCATTGCACCAGCGCATCGGTGCGGCCAACAAGCAGGCGCGCCTGCGCTACCTGCGCGAGCGCTGGACAGAGCCGGCACGGCAGATGGCGCATATCGAAGTGCTGTCCTCGCCGGACCCGGCGCTGGCCAGTGCGCTGGCCAGCTTCCGCCTGCGCGGGCGCACCAGCACGGCCGACAACATCGCGCTGCAGAAGCGCCTGCTGGATGAGCATCGGGTGTTCACCACGCACCGCGACGGGCTTGATTCCGGCGCCTGCGTACGGGTGACGCCGTCAGTGTTCACCCGGCCGGAGCAGATGGATGCATTGGTGAAGGCTTTGGCGGCATTGGGGTAG
- a CDS encoding TonB-dependent receptor plug domain-containing protein gives MHRSKLSRSILLALSMASAGGAIAAEADAVDASAGSRATPTQLDAMLVTGTRASNRTQFETLAPVDVFTKEDIKSVESTDLKDVLAQLVPSFVVQRLPMADGQVFVRPATLRGLSPDQTLVLVNGRRFHRSALLGNRGAQAADLAQIPTSAIKRIEVLRDGASAQYGSDAIAGVINIILEDGPGTEITAGYSQYAQGDGASRDFSARTGWSLGDYGSLVLFAESSNSDATSRTRQRPDAIAFQAAHPDLDVPNPVQRWGQPDLESRRVGFNVKANASDTLELYAFGLYSHSDGVSDFNWRNPDTTTGAYRTTTIFPGWNLRSIYPVGFSPQYGNVQNDLQLVGGLRGEITPKLRWDVSASYGRNAIDYSLKNSINASLGPASPTAFDLGRLTQTEKNANADFNYEWDVAALAKPINVAFGGEFRQETYQVRAGDPASYAVGPGAAAGLEANSNGAPGFSASQAGQWSQRSKAAYVDMEVPLGERWSIGAASRYEDFSSFGSTLDGKLSARFAITPDVALRGTVSTGFRAPTPAQLNTTSTTQGLDTRTLQIFTSGRLSPNDPLAQLLGAKPLKPEESRTASLGLTWRTDLGLSGSVDVYQIKLTDRFSQSASFAIPAGTPNPLGYTSVNYFTNDFDTTTTGVDVVGNYLRDLGAGRMTLTLAYNYNRTRVDNGSTSVATNETQRVLFEDRLPEHKGSLTGSWDIGAWSLMARMRYYGAWTDSSGNAVGDIYQRFGAMSFLDLAVGYRINEHHSLRVGADNVFDRYPDEATFQASRGLVYSRNAPYDTDGANLYAQYRLSF, from the coding sequence GTGCATCGTTCGAAGCTTTCGCGTTCCATCCTCCTTGCCCTTTCCATGGCCAGCGCAGGAGGCGCGATCGCAGCGGAGGCCGATGCGGTCGATGCCTCGGCAGGCAGCCGCGCGACGCCCACCCAGCTCGATGCGATGCTGGTCACCGGCACCCGCGCCTCCAACCGCACCCAGTTCGAAACGCTGGCGCCGGTGGATGTATTCACCAAGGAAGACATCAAGTCGGTTGAATCCACCGACCTGAAGGACGTGCTGGCCCAGCTGGTGCCGTCGTTCGTGGTGCAGCGCCTGCCGATGGCCGACGGCCAGGTGTTCGTGCGCCCGGCTACCCTGCGTGGCCTGTCGCCGGACCAGACGCTGGTGCTGGTCAACGGCCGCCGTTTCCACCGCAGCGCGTTGCTGGGCAACCGCGGTGCGCAGGCGGCCGATCTGGCGCAGATTCCGACCAGCGCGATCAAGCGCATCGAAGTGCTGCGCGATGGTGCCTCGGCGCAGTACGGCTCGGACGCCATCGCCGGCGTCATCAACATCATTCTCGAGGATGGCCCCGGCACCGAGATCACCGCCGGCTATTCGCAGTATGCGCAGGGCGACGGTGCCTCGCGCGACTTCAGTGCGCGCACCGGCTGGTCGCTGGGTGACTACGGCAGCCTGGTGCTGTTCGCCGAATCGTCCAATTCCGATGCCACCTCGCGCACCCGCCAGCGCCCGGATGCCATCGCTTTCCAGGCCGCACATCCGGACCTGGACGTACCCAACCCGGTGCAGCGCTGGGGCCAACCGGACCTTGAAAGCCGCCGCGTCGGCTTCAACGTGAAGGCCAACGCCAGCGACACGCTGGAGCTCTATGCCTTCGGCCTGTACAGCCACAGCGACGGCGTCAGCGATTTCAACTGGCGCAACCCCGATACCACCACCGGCGCCTACCGTACGACCACGATCTTCCCCGGCTGGAACCTGCGCTCGATCTATCCGGTGGGCTTCAGCCCGCAGTACGGCAACGTCCAGAACGACCTGCAGCTGGTGGGTGGCCTGCGTGGCGAGATCACGCCCAAACTGCGTTGGGATGTCAGCGCGTCGTATGGCCGCAACGCCATCGACTACAGCCTGAAGAACTCGATCAATGCCTCGCTCGGTCCGGCCAGCCCGACCGCGTTCGATCTCGGCCGCCTGACCCAGACCGAGAAGAACGCCAACGCCGACTTCAACTACGAGTGGGACGTGGCCGCGCTGGCCAAGCCGATCAACGTCGCCTTCGGTGGCGAGTTCCGCCAGGAGACCTACCAGGTGCGTGCCGGTGACCCCGCCTCGTATGCGGTGGGTCCGGGCGCAGCAGCGGGCCTGGAAGCCAATTCCAATGGCGCACCGGGCTTCTCGGCCAGCCAGGCCGGGCAGTGGAGCCAGCGCAGCAAGGCGGCCTATGTGGATATGGAGGTGCCGCTGGGCGAGCGCTGGAGCATCGGCGCGGCCAGCCGCTATGAAGACTTCTCCAGCTTCGGCAGTACGCTGGACGGCAAGCTCTCGGCGCGCTTTGCAATCACCCCGGACGTGGCCCTGCGCGGTACCGTGTCCACCGGCTTCCGTGCACCGACCCCGGCGCAGCTCAACACCACCAGCACCACGCAGGGCCTGGACACGCGCACGCTGCAGATCTTCACCAGCGGCCGCCTGTCGCCGAATGATCCGCTGGCCCAGCTGCTCGGTGCCAAGCCGTTGAAGCCGGAGGAATCGCGTACCGCCTCGCTGGGCCTGACCTGGCGCACCGACCTGGGCCTGTCCGGCTCGGTGGATGTGTACCAGATCAAGCTCACCGACCGCTTCAGCCAGTCGGCCAGCTTCGCCATTCCGGCCGGCACGCCCAACCCGCTGGGCTACACCTCGGTGAACTACTTCACCAACGACTTCGACACCACCACCACCGGCGTGGACGTGGTCGGCAACTACCTGCGCGACCTCGGCGCGGGCCGCATGACGCTGACCCTGGCCTACAACTACAACCGCACACGCGTGGACAACGGCAGCACCTCGGTGGCCACCAACGAGACCCAGCGCGTGCTGTTCGAAGACCGCCTGCCCGAGCACAAGGGCAGCCTGACCGGCAGCTGGGACATCGGCGCCTGGTCGCTGATGGCGCGCATGCGCTACTACGGCGCCTGGACCGACTCCAGCGGCAACGCCGTGGGCGACATCTACCAGCGTTTCGGCGCGATGAGCTTCCTTGACCTGGCCGTGGGCTACCGCATCAACGAACACCACAGCCTGCGCGTGGGCGCCGACAACGTGTTCGACCGCTACCCGGATGAGGCCACCTTCCAGGCCAGCCGTGGCCTGGTCTATTCGCGCAACGCGCCGTACGACACCGATGGCGCCAACCTCTACGCACAGTACCGGTTGAGCTTCTGA
- a CDS encoding AraC family transcriptional regulator, whose translation MSAAGKALWYIETHADSPLALADIAAAAGLSPFHLSRLFQARTGTSVVRYLRGRRLSAAAQRLAEGAGDILPVALAAGYTTHAAFTRAFCEQFGQTPERVRENGIAGLALVQAIRVDEAPAACTEAPRLLDTPAFQVAGIGMRHTRDSGGAIPGQWAQLNREWPTPAPISFGVCCNSDDDGGFDYIAALPASARSTVPAHWQRVTVPARRYLVAWHGGHISSIRSTWFWLLDHYLPHSGLSLADAPDLERYDARFDEHTGNGGVEIWLPVDQRPR comes from the coding sequence ATGAGCGCGGCAGGCAAGGCATTGTGGTACATCGAAACGCATGCGGATTCACCGCTGGCACTGGCCGATATCGCAGCGGCGGCCGGGCTTTCGCCGTTCCACCTGTCACGCCTGTTCCAGGCCCGCACCGGCACCTCGGTGGTGCGCTACCTGCGGGGGCGGCGCCTGAGCGCCGCCGCGCAGCGACTGGCCGAGGGTGCGGGTGACATCCTGCCGGTGGCACTGGCGGCGGGCTACACCACCCATGCCGCGTTCACCCGCGCCTTCTGCGAACAGTTCGGGCAGACGCCGGAGCGGGTGCGCGAGAATGGCATCGCTGGATTGGCACTGGTGCAGGCAATACGCGTGGATGAAGCGCCGGCCGCCTGCACGGAAGCTCCGCGCCTGCTCGACACCCCCGCCTTCCAGGTTGCCGGCATCGGCATGCGCCACACCCGTGACAGTGGCGGTGCGATTCCCGGGCAGTGGGCGCAGCTCAACCGCGAATGGCCAACGCCAGCGCCGATCAGCTTCGGCGTGTGCTGCAACAGCGATGACGACGGCGGCTTCGACTACATCGCGGCACTGCCGGCCAGCGCGCGATCGACTGTACCCGCGCATTGGCAACGGGTCACGGTGCCCGCACGTCGCTATCTGGTGGCCTGGCACGGCGGGCACATCTCCAGCATCCGCTCCACCTGGTTCTGGCTGCTGGACCACTACCTTCCCCACTCGGGCCTCAGCCTGGCCGATGCGCCGGACCTGGAACGCTACGACGCCCGCTTCGATGAGCACACCGGCAATGGCGGCGTGGAAATCTGGTTGCCGGTGGACCAACGCCCTCGCTGA
- a CDS encoding alpha/beta hydrolase family protein: protein MRMKATVLGMILIGLASVTAADETGLAGERHGTTTVDSAAVRDVQHRDALRYTVWYPAQAGSRETALTIGPPDAPLFDVGRAALDAPVAGTRLPTLLLSHGNGGSARIMGWLGTALARAGYLVIAVDHPGNNGADPMTLPGSVLSWLRADDLRAALAAVQADPVLGAHVDRSRLGVVGFSAGGYTALLAAGARPDLQRLLAFCRAHPDDGVCRPQQEAATHTMEARLAAAASPALAPWISHSDDARALPGVRAVFLLAPAIVQAFAPGQLSSLQLPVSIVLGDADKVAPPTSNGEAAQALIPGATLLRLAGVGHYDFLSTCTAAGVQRLPDLCTAATSTAGTHRRTVDAATGFFDAALREPHDNEPLHLR from the coding sequence ATGCGCATGAAGGCCACTGTGCTGGGAATGATCCTGATCGGCCTGGCGAGCGTCACCGCCGCCGACGAAACCGGGTTGGCCGGCGAGCGCCACGGCACCACGACGGTGGACAGCGCCGCGGTGCGCGATGTGCAGCACCGCGACGCGCTGCGCTACACGGTCTGGTATCCGGCACAGGCCGGCAGCCGCGAAACCGCGTTGACCATCGGCCCGCCCGATGCGCCCCTGTTTGACGTCGGACGTGCAGCGCTGGATGCACCGGTTGCGGGCACGCGCCTGCCCACCCTGCTGCTCTCGCATGGCAATGGCGGCAGCGCGCGCATTATGGGCTGGCTGGGCACGGCGCTGGCGCGCGCCGGGTATCTGGTGATCGCGGTCGATCATCCCGGCAACAACGGTGCCGATCCGATGACCCTGCCGGGCAGCGTGCTGAGCTGGTTGCGTGCCGATGATCTGCGCGCTGCGCTGGCGGCGGTACAGGCCGATCCGGTGCTCGGTGCACACGTCGATCGCAGTCGATTGGGGGTGGTCGGGTTCTCGGCCGGTGGCTACACCGCGCTGCTGGCCGCCGGTGCACGGCCCGACCTGCAACGGCTGCTGGCGTTCTGCCGTGCACATCCGGATGACGGCGTCTGCCGGCCCCAGCAGGAGGCCGCCACGCACACCATGGAAGCGCGCCTGGCCGCCGCGGCCTCCCCTGCACTGGCCCCCTGGATCTCCCACTCTGACGACGCGCGCGCCCTTCCCGGCGTGCGCGCGGTGTTCCTGCTGGCACCCGCGATCGTGCAGGCGTTCGCGCCCGGGCAGCTGTCCTCGTTGCAGCTGCCGGTGTCGATCGTGCTGGGCGATGCTGACAAGGTTGCCCCTCCGACGAGCAATGGCGAAGCCGCACAGGCATTGATTCCGGGTGCGACGTTGCTGCGCCTGGCGGGCGTCGGCCACTACGATTTCCTGTCCACCTGTACGGCTGCCGGCGTGCAGCGGCTACCGGACCTGTGCACCGCTGCGACGTCAACGGCGGGAACCCACCGGCGGACGGTGGATGCAGCGACGGGGTTCTTCGACGCTGCGCTGCGTGAGCCGCACGATAACGAACCGTTGCATCTACGGTGA
- a CDS encoding VOC family protein, protein MRLLHLTLPVSDVATVAAYFHDVLQQRVVGNHVHVGWSTIELQPAADHPVGGVHLAFNVPDNRFGEAMAWLRERTPLQRNPAGLDYFALESSWQSQSVYFTGPDGLILELIGRRRLPGSTRQGAFHGGELTCLSEVGLPSHDVDSVREQASQRFGLQPISPPSPQFAPMGDDEGLLIVVAADRRWFPEQKDLPNAQGLQLQVGDVGGAGVVEDASLGWRVQAA, encoded by the coding sequence ATGCGCCTGCTCCACCTGACCCTGCCAGTGTCCGACGTGGCCACCGTCGCCGCGTACTTCCACGACGTGCTGCAGCAGCGCGTGGTCGGCAACCACGTGCACGTCGGCTGGAGCACGATCGAACTGCAGCCCGCCGCTGATCATCCGGTCGGCGGCGTGCACCTGGCCTTCAACGTGCCCGACAACCGCTTCGGCGAGGCGATGGCCTGGCTGCGCGAGCGCACCCCCTTGCAACGCAATCCAGCCGGACTGGACTACTTCGCGCTGGAAAGCAGCTGGCAATCGCAGTCGGTGTACTTCACCGGTCCCGATGGCCTGATCCTGGAACTGATCGGTCGCCGCCGCCTGCCGGGCAGCACGCGCCAAGGCGCTTTCCACGGCGGCGAGCTGACCTGCCTCAGCGAAGTCGGCCTGCCCAGCCACGATGTCGACAGCGTGCGCGAGCAGGCCAGCCAGCGCTTCGGCCTGCAGCCGATCAGCCCGCCGTCGCCGCAGTTCGCGCCGATGGGCGACGACGAGGGCCTGCTGATCGTGGTGGCGGCCGATCGCCGCTGGTTCCCCGAGCAGAAGGATCTGCCCAACGCGCAGGGCCTGCAGCTGCAGGTCGGCGATGTAGGCGGCGCGGGTGTTGTGGAAGACGCTTCGCTGGGGTGGCGGGTGCAGGCTGCCTGA
- a CDS encoding TPM domain-containing protein, which yields MSRLRAVRRSWATVGLLLLCLLPMMAMAMAAEAVPALDDPVVDTAHALSADTRNALRTQALQLQARTGAQLQVLVVDRVGEEGIEAYAQRVFEQWQLGRAGVDDGVLLLVAVQDRRVRLQTGYGLEGAIPDAYAARIIDKAIVPRFREGDLDQGLLDGTKVVVALIDGEALPGWEDPSARNVLPPDWRSADSVVALSLLAGFLAGLWRSPPSRPEARTPDDFARRYRQRRRGTSRAAATPQTRPKRLPAWGRPVLVTAVIAAGVLAAALWAPRQAMAALCFVLALCVPVASLLGWCWRRSRGLRVVLLGLLGANGVFFGVMLLRGQLPPSLALHVLLDLAVGIAAMLVFFIVQAGRARWHKDRGSFAVRFTVLLLLSAGYALFALLAIDRAEPAARLAATIGWSAGTLVLYFVWIFTLLPADRARGGLRSSGGSRSASSSASSRSSSSSSSDWSGGGGRSGGGGASGSW from the coding sequence ATGAGCCGGCTGCGCGCGGTCAGGCGGAGCTGGGCCACGGTAGGGCTGTTGCTGCTGTGCCTGTTGCCGATGATGGCGATGGCGATGGCCGCCGAGGCGGTGCCGGCGCTGGATGATCCGGTGGTGGACACCGCCCATGCGCTGTCGGCGGACACCCGCAACGCGCTGCGCACGCAGGCGCTACAGCTGCAGGCGCGTACGGGCGCGCAGCTGCAGGTGCTGGTGGTCGACCGGGTTGGCGAAGAGGGCATCGAAGCCTATGCACAGCGGGTGTTCGAGCAATGGCAGCTGGGGCGCGCCGGTGTCGATGATGGCGTGCTGCTGCTGGTGGCCGTGCAGGACCGCCGCGTGCGCCTCCAGACCGGCTATGGCCTGGAGGGTGCGATTCCCGATGCCTATGCCGCGCGCATCATCGACAAGGCGATCGTGCCGCGCTTCCGCGAGGGCGACCTCGACCAGGGGCTGCTGGATGGAACGAAGGTCGTGGTCGCGCTGATCGATGGCGAGGCGTTGCCGGGCTGGGAAGACCCGTCGGCACGCAACGTGCTGCCGCCGGACTGGCGCAGCGCGGATTCGGTGGTTGCCCTGTCGCTGCTGGCCGGCTTCCTCGCCGGGCTGTGGCGGTCGCCGCCCTCGCGGCCCGAGGCAAGGACGCCGGACGACTTCGCGCGCAGGTATCGCCAGCGCCGGCGCGGAACATCGCGTGCGGCCGCCACGCCGCAGACACGACCGAAGCGGTTACCGGCCTGGGGCCGCCCGGTGCTGGTGACTGCGGTGATCGCCGCCGGTGTGCTGGCGGCGGCGCTGTGGGCACCCCGCCAGGCAATGGCGGCGCTCTGCTTCGTGCTGGCGCTGTGCGTACCCGTGGCGAGCCTGCTCGGCTGGTGCTGGCGCCGCAGCCGGGGCCTGCGCGTTGTATTGCTGGGCCTGCTCGGGGCCAATGGGGTGTTCTTCGGGGTGATGCTGCTGCGGGGCCAGTTGCCGCCCAGCCTGGCCCTGCACGTGTTGCTGGACCTGGCCGTGGGTATTGCCGCGATGCTGGTGTTTTTCATCGTACAGGCCGGCCGCGCGCGCTGGCACAAGGATCGCGGCAGCTTCGCGGTACGGTTCACGGTGTTGTTGCTGCTGAGCGCCGGCTACGCACTCTTCGCACTGCTGGCCATCGATCGGGCCGAGCCGGCGGCGCGCCTTGCGGCGACGATCGGGTGGAGTGCGGGCACGCTGGTGCTGTACTTCGTGTGGATCTTCACCCTGCTGCCGGCTGACAGGGCACGCGGCGGCCTGCGCTCATCCGGTGGCTCTCGCAGCGCGTCCAGCAGTGCGTCGTCACGTTCATCCTCGAGCAGTTCCAGCGATTGGTCCGGTGGCGGCGGGCGCAGCGGCGGCGGTGGCGCGTCGGGCAGCTGGTAG
- a CDS encoding M3 family metallopeptidase has translation MQARRMRTTAVVAVILAMAPLAGIRAESLQADDRAYFADAAAEQRARDALEKQLEALQHAAGIAPAQRFQQAEAMQAQCLRHHAYLHLQAARNARDHRPAQALDQVMGLCSRIARTARAALREAPVDAEWTAPYAFLRARALKEAAVPADAALDEAVDALADPALDSFARLRGQILRSAEYPQIERDGRHWDTGHDKQALARHPDRALREAGWKGYWQGLQSRREPMASVLLGLVQVNDAAARLQGDGSAPARGYQRMGLDTSAVDATLLAIEHHAGDRRGYQNMLLRHAARSGIDAPQLWDTTVPDAGYTPPVLALPQLRDTAADAMQHLGPAYVGELRALLDPANRRMDLATERGDRSLDAFPVSAPGAPAMLFVGVRSGELESDVEIAHEAGHALHGEWMQRGHASPLQRNGSPWLTEAFAIYNELRFRDQLYQQAQDPRAKAYYLKSLLDDMVLQLFTSSEEAQLEQSIYRGVADNTLGTADDLDALTGQVLARFGQDPEHYPQLRNSWIGKRLMYDDPNYLVNYLYAGLLAVQLYVQDQRDPERFRQRYLAVLGEGFDRAPNEQVAQLLGQAPDWPALVDADLQVFNQLAAQLRALHARIEQGQGA, from the coding sequence ATGCAGGCTCGCAGGATGCGCACTACCGCAGTCGTTGCCGTGATTCTGGCGATGGCCCCTCTTGCCGGTATCCGGGCGGAATCGCTGCAGGCCGATGATCGTGCCTACTTCGCCGATGCGGCGGCCGAGCAGCGCGCGCGTGATGCGCTGGAGAAGCAGCTGGAGGCCCTGCAGCATGCGGCCGGCATTGCGCCCGCGCAACGTTTCCAGCAGGCCGAGGCCATGCAGGCACAGTGCCTGCGCCATCATGCCTACCTGCACCTGCAGGCCGCCCGCAACGCGCGCGACCACCGACCGGCACAGGCGCTGGACCAGGTGATGGGGCTGTGCAGCCGCATCGCCCGAACTGCTCGCGCTGCACTGCGTGAGGCGCCCGTTGACGCCGAGTGGACAGCACCGTATGCGTTCCTGCGCGCGCGTGCACTGAAGGAAGCCGCCGTCCCGGCCGATGCCGCGCTGGATGAGGCGGTGGACGCCCTGGCGGATCCGGCGCTGGACAGCTTCGCGCGCCTGCGTGGGCAGATCCTGCGCAGCGCCGAGTACCCGCAGATCGAGCGCGATGGACGGCACTGGGATACCGGGCACGACAAGCAGGCGCTGGCCCGGCATCCGGACCGCGCGCTGCGCGAGGCCGGTTGGAAGGGCTACTGGCAAGGTCTTCAATCACGCCGGGAGCCGATGGCCTCGGTACTGCTGGGGCTGGTGCAGGTGAACGATGCCGCCGCACGCCTGCAGGGCGATGGCTCGGCCCCGGCGCGTGGTTACCAGCGCATGGGCCTGGATACATCGGCGGTGGATGCGACGTTGCTGGCAATCGAACATCATGCTGGCGATCGGCGTGGCTACCAGAACATGCTGCTGCGCCACGCCGCGCGCTCGGGCATCGATGCGCCGCAGCTCTGGGATACCACGGTGCCCGATGCCGGATACACCCCGCCGGTGCTGGCGCTGCCGCAGCTGCGCGACACCGCCGCCGATGCCATGCAGCACCTGGGCCCGGCGTATGTTGGCGAGCTGCGCGCGCTGCTCGATCCGGCCAACCGGCGCATGGACCTGGCCACCGAGCGCGGTGACCGCAGCCTGGATGCCTTCCCGGTGAGCGCACCTGGCGCACCGGCAATGCTGTTCGTCGGCGTGCGCAGCGGCGAGCTGGAGAGCGATGTCGAGATCGCGCACGAAGCCGGTCACGCGCTGCATGGCGAGTGGATGCAGCGTGGCCATGCGTCGCCGCTGCAGCGCAATGGCAGCCCATGGCTGACCGAGGCGTTCGCCATCTACAACGAACTGCGCTTCCGCGACCAGCTGTACCAGCAGGCGCAGGACCCGCGGGCCAAGGCCTACTACCTGAAGTCGCTGCTGGACGACATGGTGCTGCAGCTGTTCACCTCGTCCGAGGAGGCGCAGCTGGAGCAGTCGATCTACCGGGGCGTGGCCGACAACACGCTGGGTACCGCCGATGACCTGGATGCGCTGACCGGCCAGGTGCTGGCGCGCTTCGGCCAGGATCCGGAGCACTATCCGCAGCTGCGCAACAGCTGGATCGGCAAGCGCCTGATGTATGACGACCCGAACTATCTGGTGAACTACCTGTATGCAGGGCTGTTGGCCGTGCAGCTCTACGTGCAGGACCAGCGCGACCCTGAGCGGTTCCGTCAGCGCTATCTGGCCGTGCTGGGCGAAGGCTTTGATCGCGCGCCGAACGAGCAGGTGGCACAGCTGCTGGGGCAGGCGCCGGATTGGCCGGCCCTGGTGGATGCCGATCTGCAGGTGTTCAACCAGTTGGCCGCACAGCTGCGGGCATTGCATGCGCGGATCGAGCAGGGGCAGGGGGCATGA
- a CDS encoding YiiX/YebB-like N1pC/P60 family cysteine hydrolase: protein MHRFLLLIGLLLPALWPAVAMAVDVREGDLLFVTAGRSGLSAAIDDATGKQGAPSFDHVALVASAPKGWEVLHADEKGSRRQSLSAFRQDARAKHRQIVVYRLRAPQQATIKDAVATARTMLGKPYNTSYVLNEDSYYCSDFIERAFRAHHVFALQPMNFRNPQTGQIAQHWVDLYHGMGMEVPQDQPGTNPNDMSAAPVLQRIGVLE, encoded by the coding sequence ATGCATCGCTTCCTGCTCCTGATCGGCCTGCTACTACCCGCCCTGTGGCCGGCCGTGGCAATGGCCGTCGATGTCCGCGAAGGCGACCTGCTGTTCGTGACTGCCGGCCGCAGCGGCCTCAGCGCGGCCATCGACGATGCCACCGGCAAGCAGGGCGCACCCAGCTTCGATCACGTCGCGCTGGTCGCTTCCGCGCCGAAAGGGTGGGAGGTACTGCACGCCGACGAGAAGGGCTCGCGCCGGCAGTCGCTGTCCGCGTTCCGCCAGGACGCTCGTGCCAAGCATCGGCAGATCGTGGTCTATCGCCTGCGTGCGCCGCAGCAGGCGACCATCAAGGATGCGGTCGCCACCGCACGCACCATGCTCGGCAAGCCGTACAACACGTCATACGTGTTGAACGAGGACAGCTACTACTGCTCGGACTTCATCGAACGCGCCTTCCGCGCGCATCACGTGTTCGCGCTGCAGCCGATGAACTTCCGCAATCCGCAGACCGGGCAGATCGCCCAGCACTGGGTGGACCTGTACCACGGCATGGGCATGGAGGTTCCGCAGGATCAGCCCGGCACCAACCCCAACGACATGTCGGCCGCGCCGGTGCTGCAGCGTATCGGCGTGCTGGAATAA